One Oncorhynchus masou masou isolate Uvic2021 chromosome 18, UVic_Omas_1.1, whole genome shotgun sequence DNA window includes the following coding sequences:
- the lrrc23 gene encoding leucine-rich repeat-containing protein 23: MSEGEEAGALSEGEEAGALSEGEEAGALSEGEEAGAHSEGEEAANEDGQEENMSEKEDQIEPCPLTKEILIPALSLLCRTGNGLAHAFVKLQLENRRLTDMALVSSFVHLRFLDVSSNHLSDLSPLAALTQLLWLKGDGNMVAGFRGQPLGQLTYLQWLSLALNRLKDLEGLEGLGLESLNLIGNGIQRVSGLRYHHLTNLVTLELRGNKLETTDGIYLPNLRRLYLAQNTIKRLEGLGKLERLTTLHLRDNQLETLDGISPNMKSLQYLNIRGNLVSAQRALRSLVGVSRTLRALVLAENPLVETEDYRLCVLSRLPLLERLDKEPISPEEKSEAQEKLREFNDEVSVGAEKY, translated from the exons ATGTCGGAGGGAGAGGAGGCCGGGGCGCTGTCGGAGGGAGAGGAGGCCGGGGCGCTGTCGGAGGGAGAGGAGGCCGGGGCGCTGTCGGAAGGAGAGGAGGCCGGGGCGCATTCGGAGGGAGAGGAGGCCGCGAATGAGGATGGACAGGAGGAAAATATGTCTGAAAAAGAGGACCAG ATCGAGCCATGCCCTCTGACCAAGGAGATTCTGATCCCCGCTCTGTCTCTTTTGTGTCGCACCGGGAACGGCCTGGCACACGCCTTCGTTAAGCTCCAACTGGAAAACAG aCGTCTGACAGACATGGCCCTGGTCAGCTCGTTTGTCCACCTGCGTTTCCTGGACGTGTCATCCAACCACCTCTCTGACCTTTCACCCCTGGCTGCCCTCACACAGCTGCTGTGGCTGAAG gGCGATGGTAACATGGTGGCTGGGTTCAGAGGTCAGCCCCTGGGTCAGCTGACATACCTACAGTGGCTGAGTCTGGCCCTGAACCGCCTCAAAGACCTGGAAGGCCTAGAAGGCCTCGGCCTAGAGAGCCTCAACCTCATTG GTAACGGTATCCAGAGGGTGTCGGGGCTACGGTACCATCACCTGACCAACCTGGTGACTCTAGAACTGAGAGGAAACAAACTGGAGACCACCGACGGGATATACCTGCCCAACCTCCGACGCCTCTACCTG GCCCAGAATACTATCAAGCGCCTGGAGGGTCTGGGTAAGCTGGAGCGTCTGACCACCCTGCACCTCCGAGACAACCAACTGGAGACTCTAGATGGCATCAGTCCCAACATGAAGTCCCTGCAGTACCTCAACATCAG ggGTAACCTGGTGTCTGCCCAGCGTGCCTTGCGTAGTCTGGTGGGCGTATCCAGGACATTGCGAGCGCTGGTCCTAGCGGAAAACCCTCTGGTGGAGACGGAGGACTACCGTCTGTGTGTCCTGAGCCGCCTGCCGTTGCTGGAGCGCCTCGACAAGGAACCCATCTCTCCTGAGGAGAAGTCTGAGGCCCAGGAGAAACTCAGG